Proteins from a single region of Pseudomonas ekonensis:
- a CDS encoding c-type cytochrome translates to MKNTVSLTLALILNMAFLSLPAHAAGDAEAGGKLFPRLCGGCHQVGESARPGFGPQLNGIIGRVAGTSANYVYSEAMRGSGITWDRETLTAYLKDPKGVVPGTRMIFWGLSDEEKIDNLLAYLGSFSDASAARP, encoded by the coding sequence ATGAAAAACACCGTCTCGCTGACCCTCGCCCTGATCCTCAACATGGCCTTCCTGAGCCTTCCGGCCCACGCCGCCGGCGACGCCGAGGCCGGCGGCAAGCTTTTTCCGCGCCTGTGCGGCGGTTGCCATCAAGTGGGCGAGTCCGCCCGTCCCGGGTTCGGCCCGCAACTCAACGGCATCATCGGCCGGGTGGCGGGGACATCGGCCAACTATGTGTACTCCGAAGCCATGAGAGGCTCGGGCATCACCTGGGACCGTGAGACGCTGACGGCCTACCTGAAGGATCCGAAAGGCGTGGTGCCGGGCACGCGGATGATCTTCTGGGGGCTCAGCGACGAAGAGAAGATCGACAACCTGTTGGCGTATCTGGGCAGCTTCTCGGACGCATCCGCGGCACGCCCCTGA
- a CDS encoding sensor domain-containing diguanylate cyclase has product MLKASLRSHLTLWFAGLSLLTLLSVGFYIGHIATEQMKQASGNALLSNARSAAALLGQQLRERQLEVYLLSRAPHLERGDLDNPAILTSMKLRSEARAEYAWMGVADAEGRVHQAVNGLLVGQSVQQRPWFQAGLRGEYTGDPHEAVLLAKLLPGLPNGEPLRFIDFAAPIHTAEGRVIGVLGAHAHWSWVTRIVESAVSHKDAAPDIEALIIDHDGKVLYPEALVGQQLAPTDPASPGWIAANGYLTAQVTVPTPASTALSWSIAVRQPLDTALQPARSLFHKLLLLGGIAAVGFALVGHYLALYLSRPIEHLARSARQVQNHESGARFALQHPVQEIAQLGQSIDAMTRSLLGKERELQQANASLEATVALRTAALTQANAELLKLATHDALTGVHNRRRFDEKLTEYSLLFRRTGRPFALLLIDADHFKRTNDTYGHAVGDDVLRQLAQLIQANTRATDFVARYGGEEFAVLLPEIAKPDTPDIVAEKIRAAVAEAHFPVVGQITVSIGVGLADPADNAPTALVSRADRQLYQAKAEGRNRVVCQASFGEMNRQG; this is encoded by the coding sequence ATGCTCAAAGCCAGTCTGCGAAGCCACCTGACTCTCTGGTTTGCCGGCCTTTCTCTCCTGACGCTGCTGAGCGTCGGTTTCTACATCGGCCACATCGCCACCGAACAAATGAAACAGGCCAGCGGCAACGCATTGCTGAGCAACGCGCGTTCGGCGGCGGCGCTGCTGGGCCAGCAGTTGCGCGAGCGGCAACTGGAGGTCTACCTGCTCAGCCGGGCGCCGCACCTGGAGCGCGGCGACCTGGACAACCCGGCCATCCTGACCTCGATGAAGCTGCGCAGCGAGGCCCGCGCCGAATACGCGTGGATGGGTGTGGCCGACGCCGAAGGCCGGGTACACCAGGCCGTCAACGGGCTGCTGGTGGGCCAGTCGGTGCAGCAGCGGCCGTGGTTCCAGGCCGGCCTGCGCGGAGAGTACACCGGCGACCCGCACGAGGCCGTGCTGCTGGCCAAACTGCTGCCGGGCCTGCCGAACGGCGAGCCGCTGCGCTTCATCGATTTCGCCGCGCCGATCCACACTGCCGAAGGCCGGGTGATCGGCGTGCTCGGCGCCCACGCCCACTGGAGCTGGGTGACGCGGATCGTCGAGTCGGCGGTCTCGCACAAGGATGCCGCGCCGGACATCGAAGCGCTGATCATCGACCACGACGGCAAGGTGCTGTACCCCGAAGCGCTGGTCGGCCAGCAACTGGCGCCCACCGACCCCGCCTCGCCCGGCTGGATCGCCGCCAACGGCTACCTGACCGCCCAGGTCACGGTGCCGACCCCCGCCAGCACGGCGCTGTCCTGGTCGATCGCCGTGCGCCAGCCGCTGGACACCGCCCTGCAGCCGGCGCGTTCGCTGTTCCACAAACTGCTGTTGCTGGGCGGCATCGCCGCCGTCGGGTTCGCACTGGTCGGCCACTACCTGGCGCTGTACCTGAGCCGTCCGATCGAACACCTGGCCCGCTCGGCCCGGCAGGTGCAGAACCACGAATCCGGCGCGCGCTTCGCGCTGCAGCACCCGGTGCAGGAGATCGCCCAGCTCGGTCAGTCCATCGACGCCATGACCCGCTCCCTGCTCGGCAAGGAACGCGAACTGCAACAGGCCAACGCCTCGCTCGAAGCCACGGTCGCCCTGCGCACCGCCGCCCTCACCCAGGCCAACGCCGAACTGCTGAAGCTGGCGACCCACGATGCCTTGACCGGCGTCCACAACCGTCGCCGCTTCGACGAGAAACTCACCGAATACAGCCTGCTGTTCCGCCGCACCGGCCGCCCGTTCGCCTTGCTGCTGATCGATGCCGACCACTTCAAGCGCACCAACGACACCTACGGCCACGCGGTCGGCGACGACGTGCTGCGGCAACTGGCGCAGCTGATCCAGGCCAACACCCGCGCCACCGATTTCGTGGCCCGCTACGGCGGCGAGGAATTCGCCGTGCTGCTGCCGGAAATCGCCAAGCCGGACACCCCGGACATCGTCGCCGAAAAGATCCGCGCCGCCGTCGCCGAGGCGCACTTCCCGGTGGTCGGCCAGATCACCGTGAGCATCGGCGTCGGCCTGGCCGACCCGGCCGACAATGCTCCCACCGCACTGGTCAGCCGGGCCGACCGGCAGTTGTATCAGGCCAAGGCCGAAGGCCGGAACCGGGTGGTGTGCCAGGCGTCTTTCGGCGAGATGAACCGGCAGGGATGA